A single genomic interval of Verrucomicrobiota bacterium harbors:
- a CDS encoding type II toxin-antitoxin system VapC family toxin, translated as MPGNPFFLDSSYVIALAQANDGHHRRATELAVSVEHGKIGVVTTRAVLLEVGSALAKTRVRRDAIRLIDSLQNSTRVEIVPVTEEIAAQGWSLFRERIDKEWSWTDCISFVVMKERRLSDALTSDQHFEQAGFTALLRH; from the coding sequence ATGCCTGGTAATCCTTTCTTCCTCGATTCCTCCTACGTGATTGCGCTGGCCCAAGCGAACGATGGACATCACCGCCGGGCGACGGAATTGGCGGTCTCGGTCGAGCATGGGAAGATTGGGGTGGTGACAACACGGGCCGTGTTGCTGGAGGTTGGCAGTGCGCTCGCAAAGACCAGAGTAAGGCGCGACGCCATCCGGTTGATTGATTCGCTTCAGAATTCCACGCGGGTGGAAATAGTGCCGGTGACGGAGGAGATCGCAGCCCAAGGTTGGAGTTTGTTTCGCGAGCGGATCGATAAAGAATGGAGTTGGACGGATTGCATTTCATTTGTCGTGATGAAGGAACGCAGATTGTCGGACGCGCTCACGTCCGACCAGCATTTTGAACAGGCAGGTTTTACTGCGTTGTTGCGCCATTGA